The following are encoded in a window of Haloarcula laminariae genomic DNA:
- the tatC gene encoding twin-arginine translocase subunit TatC: MGNDVDRSGFDGDISRHESDIYPSLDPRGAPAPAGDAGATGPEPAPEPGASDGAFDGAPDDEEMPLADHVEEMATRLFIVLAVMAGVAVLALPASDELINFLWYSFLDGPAENCARVAVDAQPGGQAAGPAGADCPHVYSPLALILARLKVASLVGLVVGLPVFVYETYLFMRPGLYPNERRYYLAAVPTSLVLAAVGVAFAYFLVLRAMFDYFITYSDRAADLAFGLGETFNLIILMLGFFAIVFQIPLFVMLAIMMGIVTRRWLVQRRLYFWGAFAAIAFVFSPDPTGMAPLMVAVTMIGLFEGTLLLLKWTGTSSPMPTAGDVAKRRPYAYLLFALVGYVLSPLPVPTGYYGALPSSVTGPLAEVGFAPSILVGGGLILLFELTAYLNKNYYGSARLWRGLRRVRLPVWTVAIVVGYLSTPDPTLFRLVDQFGLAPTAAAGVALALLLVFEGGLLVARRRSSGGAER; encoded by the coding sequence ATGGGTAACGACGTGGACCGCTCGGGCTTCGACGGGGACATCTCACGCCACGAGAGCGATATCTACCCGAGCCTGGACCCCCGCGGGGCCCCGGCGCCCGCCGGCGACGCGGGAGCGACCGGCCCCGAACCTGCGCCGGAACCGGGCGCGTCGGACGGGGCCTTCGACGGCGCCCCGGACGACGAGGAGATGCCCCTTGCGGACCACGTCGAGGAGATGGCGACCCGGCTGTTCATCGTGCTCGCCGTGATGGCCGGGGTTGCCGTGCTCGCCCTGCCGGCCTCGGACGAGCTCATCAACTTCCTGTGGTACTCCTTCCTCGACGGGCCGGCCGAGAACTGCGCCCGCGTCGCCGTCGACGCCCAGCCGGGCGGTCAGGCGGCCGGTCCCGCCGGCGCCGACTGCCCGCACGTCTACAGTCCGCTCGCGCTCATCCTCGCGCGGCTGAAGGTGGCCTCGCTGGTGGGGCTCGTCGTCGGGCTGCCGGTGTTCGTCTACGAGACGTATCTGTTCATGCGCCCGGGGCTGTACCCCAACGAGCGCCGCTACTACCTGGCCGCGGTGCCCACGAGCCTGGTGCTCGCGGCCGTCGGCGTCGCGTTCGCGTACTTCCTCGTCCTGCGGGCGATGTTCGACTACTTCATCACCTACTCCGACCGGGCGGCCGACCTCGCGTTCGGCCTGGGTGAGACGTTCAACCTCATCATCCTGATGCTGGGCTTCTTCGCCATCGTCTTCCAGATTCCGCTGTTCGTCATGCTGGCCATCATGATGGGTATCGTGACCCGCCGGTGGCTGGTCCAGCGCCGGCTCTACTTCTGGGGCGCCTTCGCGGCCATCGCCTTCGTCTTCAGCCCGGACCCGACCGGGATGGCGCCGCTGATGGTCGCGGTGACGATGATCGGCCTCTTCGAGGGGACTCTGCTCCTGTTGAAGTGGACCGGCACCAGCTCCCCGATGCCGACCGCCGGGGACGTGGCCAAGCGCCGGCCCTACGCCTATCTCCTCTTTGCCCTCGTCGGCTACGTCCTCAGCCCGCTCCCGGTGCCGACGGGCTACTACGGCGCCCTGCCGAGCTCGGTCACGGGCCCGCTCGCCGAGGTCGGCTTCGCGCCCTCCATCCTGGTCGGCGGCGGGCTCATCCTCCTCTTCGAGCTGACGGCCTACCTCAACAAGAACTACTACGGCAGCGCGCGGCTGTGGCGGGGCCTCCGCCGGGTCCGCCTGCCGGTCTGGACGGTCGCCATCGTCGTCGGCTACCTCTCGACGCCGGACCCGACCCTGTTCCGGCTCGTCGACCAGTTCGGCCTGGCGCCGACCGCGGCCGCCGGGGTCGCCCTGGCGCTGCTCCTCGTCTTCGAGGGCGGCCTGCTGGTCGCCCGGCGCAGGTCGAGCGGGGGCGCCGAGCGATGA
- a CDS encoding histidine phosphatase family protein, whose translation MTTLLLVRHGETPWNREGRVQGWAATGLTDRGHEQAQALGAWLADEYDVDRVVASDLRRTRETTDHLRAAGDGLPDPTVDRAWRERGFGVYQGFLAEELFEREPDHASGDSVSALAAAPEGAEGIDEFCARVESAWAGLRERVDDGETALLVTHGGVVKVVLSLVTGRSRAAALTAHSPPNCSVTEIRLDDGDASVSPVRNGF comes from the coding sequence ATGACGACGCTGCTGCTCGTGCGCCACGGCGAGACCCCCTGGAACCGCGAGGGGCGGGTCCAGGGGTGGGCCGCTACGGGGCTGACCGACCGGGGCCACGAGCAGGCCCAGGCGCTGGGGGCGTGGCTGGCCGACGAGTACGACGTGGACCGCGTCGTCGCCTCGGACCTGCGACGGACCCGCGAGACGACCGACCACCTGCGTGCGGCCGGCGACGGCCTGCCGGACCCGACCGTCGACCGGGCGTGGCGTGAACGGGGCTTTGGCGTCTACCAGGGCTTTCTCGCCGAGGAGCTGTTCGAGCGCGAACCGGACCACGCGTCCGGCGACAGCGTCTCCGCGCTCGCCGCCGCCCCCGAGGGCGCCGAGGGCATCGACGAGTTCTGTGCCCGCGTCGAGTCGGCGTGGGCGGGACTCCGGGAGCGGGTCGACGACGGCGAGACCGCCCTGCTGGTGACCCACGGCGGCGTCGTCAAGGTCGTGCTGTCGCTCGTCACCGGACGCTCGCGGGCCGCGGCGCTGACCGCCCACTCCCCGCCGAACTGCTCCGTGACGGAGATACGATTAGACGACGGGGACGCATCTGTCAGTCCAGTACGGAACGGTTTCTAG
- a CDS encoding twin-arginine translocation signal domain-containing protein, producing the protein MSDKGKSYRRQFIKGLGVGAATVTVPAGSAFGRRRQTSKKPEEIYKEALELRKETGDSEKFDEYLKERGFKGYNTSATKEVQPTKSDSEKEIDRESYDLTKCHGDLDLYTYESTDDAWCDLELTIHEDGYAGEAEPPNDVIGLYWPTDHFDRVPESEYGYPLTYIYTPTDNPTKGDISGNGVAVEYDDVAHNEDNAGDPVGDGWEVTVGCNMNIDDDDVETRRIFADWTHTRSIANLEGISNIGISAAGLSVNLDTGQNKDNAVWEAKEE; encoded by the coding sequence ATGTCCGATAAGGGCAAGAGTTATCGACGACAGTTCATCAAAGGTCTCGGAGTCGGTGCAGCGACTGTTACGGTTCCTGCAGGTTCGGCGTTTGGCCGACGTCGCCAAACTTCGAAAAAGCCAGAAGAGATCTATAAAGAAGCACTAGAACTGCGAAAAGAGACCGGCGACAGCGAAAAGTTCGACGAGTACCTGAAAGAACGCGGATTCAAGGGTTACAACACTAGTGCAACCAAAGAGGTTCAGCCCACGAAAAGCGACTCGGAGAAAGAAATCGACCGCGAAAGCTACGACCTGACTAAATGTCATGGTGATCTCGACCTCTACACGTATGAGTCGACAGACGACGCGTGGTGTGATTTGGAACTAACGATTCACGAAGACGGATATGCGGGGGAAGCCGAGCCACCTAACGACGTTATTGGTCTGTACTGGCCGACCGATCACTTCGACCGGGTGCCCGAAAGTGAGTACGGCTATCCGCTTACGTACATTTACACGCCGACGGATAACCCGACGAAGGGAGACATCAGTGGAAATGGTGTCGCAGTCGAATATGACGATGTCGCTCACAACGAGGACAACGCTGGTGACCCAGTCGGTGACGGATGGGAGGTGACGGTCGGTTGTAATATGAACATTGACGACGACGATGTCGAAACGCGTCGGATATTTGCAGACTGGACCCACACGCGTTCTATCGCCAACCTAGAAGGTATCAGTAATATAGGCATTAGCGCCGCCGGCCTGAGCGTCAACCTCGATACTGGACAGAACAAGGACAACGCCGTCTGGGAAGCCAAAGAGGAGTAA
- the larE gene encoding ATP-dependent sacrificial sulfur transferase LarE — MTAVAETVCEDLAARDGVLIAFSGGVDSSVVAALAHDALGDDAVACTAKSETLPAAELDDAVRVAEEIGIRHELVEFSELDSDDFVANDDQRCYHCRSMRLGAMYDRARELGIDVVCDGTNASDAGEGHRPGLRAVEELDAYSPLLEHGIAKDEVREIAREYDLSVADKPSMACLSSRIPTGLDVTEERLSRVEKAERLLRTWGFEQFRVRDHDGLARIEVGESELEAALDPDFVRAARDHIEDCGFDHVTLDLHGYRTGSVSPADEQRGEDVVSDVFGQEYPSAE, encoded by the coding sequence ATGACTGCTGTCGCCGAGACCGTGTGTGAGGACCTCGCCGCCCGGGACGGTGTCCTGATAGCCTTCTCCGGGGGCGTCGACTCCAGCGTGGTGGCGGCGCTGGCCCACGACGCCCTCGGCGACGACGCCGTCGCCTGTACCGCCAAGTCCGAGACGCTGCCGGCCGCGGAGCTCGACGACGCGGTGCGGGTCGCCGAGGAGATAGGCATCCGCCACGAGCTCGTGGAGTTCTCGGAGCTGGACAGCGACGATTTCGTCGCCAACGACGACCAGCGCTGCTATCACTGCCGCTCGATGCGGCTGGGCGCGATGTACGACCGCGCCCGCGAACTCGGCATCGACGTGGTCTGTGACGGCACCAACGCCTCCGACGCCGGCGAGGGCCACCGGCCGGGCCTGCGCGCCGTCGAGGAACTGGACGCGTACTCCCCGCTGCTGGAACACGGTATCGCGAAAGACGAGGTCCGGGAAATCGCTCGCGAGTACGACCTCTCGGTCGCCGACAAACCCTCGATGGCCTGTCTCTCCTCGCGCATCCCCACGGGGCTGGACGTGACCGAGGAACGCCTCTCCCGCGTCGAGAAGGCCGAGCGCCTGCTGCGAACGTGGGGATTCGAGCAGTTCCGGGTCCGGGACCACGACGGGCTGGCCCGTATCGAAGTGGGGGAAAGCGAGCTGGAGGCCGCGCTCGACCCCGACTTCGTCCGTGCCGCCCGCGACCACATTGAAGACTGCGGGTTCGACCACGTGACGCTGGACCTGCACGGCTATCGGACGGGAAGTGTCAGTCCGGCGGACGAGCAGCGAGGCGAGGACGTGGTGAGCGACGTGTTCGGCCAGGAGTATCCGAGCGCGGAGTAG
- a CDS encoding PQQ-binding-like beta-propeller repeat protein, with amino-acid sequence MARRPTRREYLLSLGVAGGAGLAGCNTTETGTPSGTDAGTATSSGPETPTEGPTDPPEETPEPGPIDEATISGWPMFGADPARTRAAAGETGPTAPVTTRWEFRADNIIATSPAVVDNTVYVGSYDGNVYAVDAAEGTEQWRFGAGTVVQSSPAVVDGTVYVGSDDGHVYAIDAAEGTEQWRFETGDAVQSSPAVVDGTVYVGSDDRHVYAIDAADGTQQWRFRTRGRVQASPAVADGTVYVGSLDQRAYALDAADGTQRWEFGTGRYVYNAPTVADGLVYISTTNRTEGTLHALDTADGTQQWRYQSYTPHGPTVAVADGTAYLGTSHDNIFALDAATAGEQWRYRPGDWLMAELSVVGDTVYAGCGDGKVRALATGDGAERWTVDTGNMIRSPPAVVDGVVYVGNYNDTLSAIAAEDA; translated from the coding sequence ATGGCACGACGACCGACGAGGCGCGAATATCTGCTATCGCTGGGCGTCGCCGGCGGGGCAGGGCTCGCGGGCTGTAACACGACCGAGACGGGGACGCCGTCGGGGACCGATGCCGGCACCGCGACATCGTCGGGACCCGAGACGCCGACCGAGGGACCGACCGACCCCCCGGAGGAGACGCCGGAGCCAGGGCCCATCGACGAGGCGACGATAAGCGGGTGGCCGATGTTCGGCGCCGACCCCGCGCGTACCCGGGCGGCGGCCGGGGAGACGGGGCCCACGGCGCCCGTCACCACGCGGTGGGAGTTCCGGGCCGACAACATCATCGCGACGTCGCCGGCGGTCGTCGACAACACGGTCTACGTCGGGAGCTACGACGGGAACGTCTACGCCGTCGACGCCGCCGAGGGCACCGAGCAGTGGCGCTTCGGCGCGGGCACCGTCGTCCAGTCCTCGCCGGCGGTCGTCGACGGCACCGTCTACGTCGGCAGCGACGACGGGCACGTCTACGCTATCGACGCCGCCGAGGGCACCGAGCAGTGGCGCTTCGAGACGGGCGACGCCGTCCAGTCCTCGCCGGCGGTCGTCGACGGCACCGTCTACGTCGGCAGCGACGACAGGCACGTCTACGCTATCGACGCCGCCGACGGGACCCAGCAGTGGCGCTTCCGGACCCGGGGGCGCGTCCAGGCCTCGCCGGCGGTCGCCGACGGCACCGTCTACGTCGGTAGCCTCGACCAGCGGGCGTACGCGCTCGACGCCGCCGACGGGACCCAGCGGTGGGAGTTCGGGACCGGCCGCTACGTCTACAACGCGCCGACGGTGGCAGACGGACTCGTCTACATCAGCACGACGAATCGGACCGAAGGGACGCTACACGCGCTCGACACCGCCGACGGGACCCAGCAGTGGCGCTACCAGAGCTATACCCCCCACGGACCGACGGTCGCGGTCGCCGACGGCACCGCGTACCTCGGGACCAGCCACGACAACATCTTCGCGCTCGACGCCGCCACCGCCGGCGAGCAGTGGCGATACCGGCCCGGCGACTGGCTGATGGCCGAGCTCAGCGTCGTCGGTGACACCGTCTACGCCGGCTGTGGCGACGGGAAGGTCCGTGCGCTGGCGACCGGCGACGGCGCCGAGCGCTGGACCGTCGACACGGGCAACATGATTCGGTCGCCGCCGGCGGTCGTCGACGGCGTCGTCTACGTCGGGAACTACAACGACACGCTCTCGGCCATCGCGGCCGAGGACGCCTAG
- a CDS encoding MutS-related protein, producing MELESVPGVGAKTAEALRELDDPERALSEGDVAALSRAPGISEGRAAHIARGAIRAEHDDPGGFAATPRARELYETALSLLQERTVTDYGAKRLETLYPSGARSRIDEVRAFTERALAREPTPAVREALAGVAPLAEPGDVRVRDRCLATGDAETYAAAQSAIPEVSVELVDDARQLAELARSYATVVVLDEAFAGVDVEGDVRVEPDALEEPASVVPERVLTFFARNRDAVRAAIAVHRAAALEPPCDLDALDDALDQLDADGSVRGDEELDRLSTAVDDLDAAVSTAESVANDYLREAIEERDVTIEGTDLLSLVERGAGVDSLLDRELADEYAAAVSRARDHLVDALDLRETESMARRAFPDEPTYPVEREERVVSRLREELTAARDRRATQRKRELADDLAALRPDAEALVEAALELDVELAVARFATDFDCTMPELTDEPGFAIEGGRSPLLDVPFDEVEPIDYGVDGVTVLSGVNSGGKTSTLDLVALVTTLAHMGLPVPAESARVGRISELHYHAKTQGTLDAGAFETTLRDFGELVTEITADRPVLVLVDELESITEPGAAATIIAGILESLAEREAAGVFVSHLAEDILEAAEADLSVDGIQAKGLVDGELRVNRSPVKGELARSTPELIVEKLAEDGDGFYGGLLEKFE from the coding sequence ATGGAGCTCGAATCGGTACCGGGGGTCGGGGCGAAGACGGCCGAGGCGTTGCGCGAACTCGACGACCCCGAACGCGCACTCAGCGAGGGCGACGTGGCCGCGCTCTCGCGGGCGCCGGGCATCAGCGAGGGGCGGGCCGCCCACATCGCCCGGGGCGCGATTCGGGCCGAACACGACGACCCCGGCGGCTTCGCCGCCACGCCGCGGGCCCGGGAGCTGTACGAGACGGCGCTTTCCCTGTTACAGGAGCGCACCGTCACCGACTACGGCGCCAAGCGCCTGGAGACGCTGTATCCCAGCGGCGCCCGGAGCCGCATCGACGAGGTCCGCGCGTTCACCGAGCGGGCGCTCGCCCGCGAGCCGACGCCCGCGGTCCGCGAGGCCCTCGCCGGCGTGGCACCGCTCGCAGAGCCCGGCGACGTGCGGGTCCGGGACCGCTGTCTGGCGACCGGCGACGCCGAGACCTACGCCGCCGCCCAGTCCGCGATTCCGGAGGTGAGCGTCGAACTCGTCGACGACGCCCGCCAGCTCGCCGAACTGGCCCGCTCGTACGCGACCGTGGTGGTGCTGGACGAGGCCTTCGCCGGCGTCGACGTCGAGGGGGACGTACGCGTCGAACCAGACGCGCTGGAGGAGCCGGCCTCGGTCGTCCCCGAGCGCGTGCTCACGTTCTTCGCCCGGAACCGCGACGCGGTGCGGGCGGCCATCGCGGTCCACCGCGCGGCCGCCCTCGAACCGCCCTGTGACCTCGACGCGCTCGACGACGCGCTGGACCAGCTCGACGCCGACGGGAGCGTCCGGGGCGACGAGGAACTGGACCGGCTCTCGACGGCAGTCGACGACCTGGACGCCGCCGTCTCGACCGCCGAGAGCGTCGCCAACGACTACCTTCGGGAGGCCATCGAGGAGCGGGACGTGACCATCGAGGGGACGGACCTGCTGTCGCTGGTCGAACGCGGCGCGGGCGTGGACTCGCTGCTCGACCGGGAGCTGGCCGACGAGTACGCCGCCGCCGTCTCCCGGGCCCGAGACCACCTCGTCGACGCGCTCGACCTCCGGGAGACGGAGTCGATGGCCCGCCGGGCGTTCCCCGACGAGCCTACCTACCCCGTCGAACGCGAGGAGCGCGTCGTCTCGCGGCTGCGCGAGGAGCTGACGGCAGCGCGTGACCGGCGGGCGACCCAGCGCAAGCGGGAGCTCGCGGACGACCTGGCGGCGCTGCGGCCGGACGCCGAGGCGCTCGTCGAGGCCGCGCTCGAACTCGACGTGGAGCTCGCGGTCGCCCGCTTCGCCACCGACTTCGACTGCACGATGCCCGAACTGACCGACGAGCCGGGCTTCGCCATCGAGGGTGGCCGGTCGCCCCTGCTGGATGTCCCCTTCGACGAGGTCGAACCCATCGACTACGGCGTCGACGGCGTCACCGTCCTCTCGGGGGTCAACAGCGGGGGCAAGACCTCGACGCTCGACCTCGTGGCGCTGGTGACCACGCTGGCCCATATGGGGCTGCCCGTCCCCGCCGAATCGGCCCGAGTCGGACGTATCTCGGAACTCCACTACCACGCCAAGACGCAGGGGACACTCGACGCCGGGGCCTTCGAGACCACTCTCAGGGACTTCGGCGAACTCGTCACGGAGATAACGGCCGACCGCCCCGTCCTCGTACTCGTGGACGAACTCGAATCGATTACGGAGCCCGGCGCCGCGGCGACCATCATCGCCGGCATCCTCGAATCCCTGGCCGAGCGGGAGGCCGCCGGCGTCTTCGTCTCCCACCTCGCCGAGGACATCCTCGAAGCCGCCGAGGCCGACCTCTCCGTCGACGGCATCCAGGCCAAGGGGCTCGTCGACGGCGAGTTGCGCGTCAACCGCTCGCCGGTGAAGGGGGAGCTGGCCCGCTCGACCCCGGAGCTCATCGTCGAGAAACTCGCCGAGGACGGCGACGGGTTCTACGGCGGGCTGTTAGAGAAGTTCGAGTAG
- a CDS encoding ORC1-type DNA replication protein, with amino-acid sequence MSDNPEEDMLGWDESVFRDEHVFEIDWVPETFRHRETQMETLKYALRPAVRGSRPLNVIARGPPGTGKTTSTQILFDELTAQTDVQAVRVNCQVDSTRYAVFSRLFAEIFDYEPPSSGISFKKLFSQITDKLVERDEVLVVALDDVNYLFYESEASDTLYSLLRAHEAHSGARVGVICVSSDLELDVIEELDTRVQSVFRPEEVYFNKYGQAEIVDILDERVERGFNEGVVGPTVLDRVAELTEQQGGDLRVGIDLLRRAGMNAEMRASRSVELEDVESAYDKSKYVHLSRRLRELSDSERALVEVIADHDGKQAGDIYDAFNDKSGLGYTRYSEIINKLDQLGIIDADYTEVEGRGRSRQLTLNYDADAVLERL; translated from the coding sequence ATGAGCGACAATCCTGAGGAGGACATGCTCGGGTGGGACGAGTCCGTCTTCAGGGACGAACACGTCTTCGAGATAGACTGGGTACCGGAGACGTTCAGACACCGCGAGACGCAGATGGAGACGCTGAAGTACGCGCTCCGTCCGGCGGTCCGCGGGTCCCGTCCGCTGAACGTCATCGCCCGGGGCCCGCCCGGCACCGGCAAGACCACCTCGACCCAGATACTCTTCGACGAGCTGACCGCCCAGACTGACGTCCAGGCGGTGCGGGTCAACTGCCAGGTCGACTCGACGCGCTATGCCGTCTTCTCCCGCCTGTTCGCGGAGATATTCGACTACGAGCCCCCCTCCTCGGGCATCTCGTTCAAGAAGCTCTTCTCCCAGATAACGGACAAGCTCGTCGAGCGCGACGAGGTGCTCGTCGTGGCGCTGGACGACGTGAACTACCTGTTCTACGAATCGGAGGCCAGCGACACGCTGTACTCGCTGCTGCGCGCACACGAGGCCCACTCGGGCGCCCGCGTCGGCGTCATCTGTGTCTCCTCGGACCTCGAACTCGACGTCATCGAGGAACTGGACACCCGCGTGCAGTCCGTCTTCCGCCCCGAGGAGGTCTACTTCAACAAGTACGGCCAGGCCGAGATCGTCGACATCCTCGACGAGCGGGTCGAGCGCGGCTTCAACGAGGGCGTCGTCGGACCCACGGTGCTCGACCGCGTGGCCGAACTCACCGAGCAGCAGGGCGGCGACCTGCGGGTCGGTATCGACCTCCTCCGGCGGGCCGGGATGAACGCCGAGATGCGCGCCTCCCGTTCCGTCGAACTGGAGGACGTGGAATCGGCCTACGACAAATCGAAGTACGTCCACCTCTCGCGCCGACTGCGGGAACTGTCGGACTCGGAGCGGGCCTTGGTCGAGGTCATCGCCGACCACGACGGCAAGCAGGCCGGCGACATCTACGACGCGTTCAACGACAAAAGCGGGCTGGGCTACACCCGCTACTCCGAGATAATCAACAAGCTCGACCAGCTCGGCATCATCGACGCCGACTACACCGAGGTGGAGGGGCGCGGCCGCTCGCGCCAGCTGACGCTCAACTACGACGCCGACGCCGTGCTGGAACGACTCTGA
- a CDS encoding DUF7089 family protein translates to MFSERALDGDVAAVRDAYAPETVVLNSATDFETLDPGAAEDLLLVTDSVDPLALDPSWVPESAPDQLHRYAGSDFTIGLPGDGGVAWTTQTEPACVIVKPRLETSPDAFVDFLVAEAIVEASLGEPEQFIEFFGDRYQELAALTDSRLGPSGTYQLAVALYDAYLGRQTRAAFETWTEDYPDLHDAWVDAGERLKPRLSDLPTELAQGRTDFAAAAELACSAVKHGLEIPAPFAALDTAAYDDHGADYAVRWAEKTFEQLE, encoded by the coding sequence ATGTTCAGCGAGCGCGCCCTCGACGGGGACGTGGCCGCTGTCCGTGACGCCTACGCGCCCGAGACCGTCGTCCTGAACAGTGCGACGGACTTCGAGACGCTGGACCCCGGGGCCGCCGAGGACCTGCTGTTGGTGACCGACTCGGTCGACCCGCTCGCGCTCGACCCGTCGTGGGTCCCCGAGAGCGCCCCGGACCAGCTCCATCGCTACGCCGGGAGCGACTTCACTATCGGGCTGCCCGGCGACGGCGGCGTCGCCTGGACGACCCAGACCGAGCCGGCCTGTGTCATCGTCAAGCCCCGCCTCGAAACGTCCCCCGACGCCTTCGTGGACTTCCTCGTCGCGGAGGCCATCGTGGAGGCGAGCCTCGGCGAGCCCGAGCAGTTCATCGAGTTCTTCGGCGACCGGTATCAGGAGCTCGCAGCGCTCACCGACTCCCGGCTGGGCCCCAGCGGCACCTACCAGCTCGCGGTGGCGCTGTACGACGCCTACCTCGGGCGACAGACGCGGGCGGCCTTCGAGACGTGGACCGAGGACTACCCCGATCTGCACGACGCCTGGGTCGACGCCGGCGAGCGCCTGAAGCCCCGACTGTCGGACCTGCCGACGGAGCTGGCCCAGGGCCGGACCGACTTCGCCGCCGCCGCGGAGCTGGCCTGTAGCGCCGTCAAACACGGACTGGAGATTCCCGCCCCCTTCGCGGCGCTGGACACCGCGGCCTACGACGACCACGGGGCCGACTACGCCGTCCGGTGGGCCGAGAAGACCTTCGAACAGCTGGAGTAG
- the rio1 gene encoding serine/threonine-protein kinase Rio1, whose product MTDSDFGLLETDEVDGVGDEWEEIDVSDTDADRIARKRDREFSEFRERIKDADQFKVEASVFDDATYGALYKLVQDGHIDAFGGPISTGKEANVYTALAGSQARGASDGESEEPQGHEVAVKVYRINASDFKDMRGYLDGDPRFEGIGSDKKKVVTAWVRKESSNLKRARRAGVRTPEPIAVERNVLVMEYLGTEAGRAKRLSEVHIENPDTAYEVVKEYLRRLYDAGLVHGDLSEYNIVFHEGQLYIIDLGQAVTVHHPNADDFLERDCRNVANFFARQGVETTPEELLAYVREYATPDDSEGTAPGSDDDAVPQGTLEEQRE is encoded by the coding sequence GTGACAGACAGCGATTTCGGGCTGCTCGAGACCGACGAGGTCGACGGCGTCGGCGACGAGTGGGAGGAGATAGATGTCAGCGACACCGACGCCGACCGGATCGCCCGCAAGCGCGACCGGGAGTTCAGCGAGTTCCGGGAGCGGATCAAGGACGCCGACCAGTTCAAGGTCGAGGCCAGCGTCTTCGACGACGCCACCTACGGCGCGCTGTACAAGCTCGTCCAGGACGGCCACATCGACGCCTTCGGGGGCCCGATTTCGACCGGCAAGGAAGCCAACGTCTACACCGCGCTGGCGGGCAGCCAGGCGCGTGGCGCCTCGGACGGGGAGAGCGAGGAGCCACAGGGCCACGAGGTCGCGGTCAAGGTCTACCGCATCAACGCCTCCGACTTCAAGGACATGCGCGGCTACCTCGACGGCGACCCGCGCTTCGAGGGCATCGGCTCGGACAAGAAGAAGGTCGTCACCGCGTGGGTCCGCAAGGAGTCCTCGAACCTCAAGCGCGCCCGCCGGGCCGGAGTGCGGACGCCGGAGCCGATTGCCGTCGAGCGCAACGTCCTCGTCATGGAGTATCTGGGCACCGAGGCGGGGCGGGCCAAGCGGCTCAGCGAGGTCCACATCGAGAACCCGGACACCGCCTACGAGGTCGTCAAGGAGTACCTCCGGCGGCTCTACGACGCCGGGCTGGTCCATGGGGACCTCTCGGAGTACAACATCGTCTTCCACGAGGGACAGCTGTACATCATCGACCTCGGGCAGGCCGTCACCGTCCACCACCCCAACGCCGACGACTTCCTCGAACGGGACTGCCGCAACGTCGCGAACTTCTTCGCCCGCCAGGGCGTCGAGACGACCCCCGAGGAGCTGCTCGCGTACGTCCGCGAGTACGCGACCCCCGACGACAGCGAGGGCACCGCGCCCGGCAGCGACGACGACGCCGTCCCGCAGGGGACGCTCGAAGAGCAACGGGAGTGA
- the eif1A gene encoding translation initiation factor eIF-1A encodes MSDNEGRKDLRMPDDSEVFAVVTNMLGANRVKVRCMDGVERTARIPGKMQKRIWIREDDVVLVEPWDWQDEKADITWRYEKQDADQLREEGHIKE; translated from the coding sequence ATGAGTGACAACGAGGGCCGGAAGGACCTGCGGATGCCGGACGACAGCGAGGTGTTCGCCGTCGTCACCAACATGCTCGGGGCGAACCGCGTGAAAGTGCGCTGTATGGACGGGGTGGAACGCACAGCCCGGATTCCGGGCAAGATGCAAAAACGCATCTGGATTCGCGAGGACGACGTGGTCCTCGTCGAGCCGTGGGACTGGCAGGACGAGAAGGCCGACATCACCTGGCGCTACGAGAAACAGGACGCAGACCAACTCCGCGAGGAGGGACACATCAAGGAGTAG
- a CDS encoding SCP2 sterol-binding domain-containing protein has translation MTLTLPADAAAWADTWRGRINDREDFAAAAADFEATFLFEIRADDRYDGDPVRFLVRLADGACTEAALAAADADHDFAMRGPYDAWVDLLSGELDVSESVMDGTFDVAGNTMTLLRRQDAVSEMVAAAQSIDTAFEY, from the coding sequence ATGACACTGACACTGCCGGCTGACGCCGCCGCGTGGGCCGACACGTGGCGCGGCCGCATCAACGACCGGGAGGACTTTGCGGCCGCCGCCGCCGACTTCGAGGCGACCTTTCTGTTCGAGATACGGGCCGACGACCGCTACGACGGCGACCCCGTTCGCTTCCTCGTCAGGCTCGCGGACGGCGCCTGCACCGAGGCGGCGCTGGCTGCGGCGGACGCCGACCACGACTTCGCCATGCGTGGCCCCTACGACGCCTGGGTCGACCTGCTCTCGGGCGAACTCGACGTCTCCGAGTCCGTCATGGACGGCACCTTCGACGTGGCCGGCAACACGATGACGCTGCTGCGCCGCCAGGACGCCGTCTCGGAGATGGTCGCCGCCGCCCAGTCAATCGACACCGCCTTCGAGTATTAG